A genome region from Alphaproteobacteria bacterium includes the following:
- a CDS encoding IS4 family transposase, whose translation MIKMNTLDQAINNHFDWHPSRKKFLKETIVSAIRTSHVYYKKLVEYVNGDAKEDSKKRQMQRFMQKQDIDYTQAGKIIIELLNLKDNFILAMDRTNWKFGNKEINYLVISAVYESTSIPLVWKELDKKGNSNTEERIGIVLDLLKIIDVNKIKILIGDREFEGEEWFKFLQENNIKYLVRLKSSHLLRHFNGGKMQAGKIFEYLSKNEIESRKDKILGVSSLIAVKKLKSGLLIVCTNNLNLKEKEILKSYKERWKIETLFKNTKTKGFNIEETHLKETKKLEKLFLIITIACVVSILTGKIRNSLEKIKIKNHGRKLYSLFTYGIDFIKNNISFEKINRCNYVNFLLAFVIDLIG comes from the coding sequence CATCCGTCAAGAAAAAAATTCTTGAAAGAAACAATTGTATCGGCAATTAGAACAAGTCATGTTTATTATAAAAAATTAGTAGAGTATGTAAATGGAGATGCAAAAGAGGACTCAAAAAAAAGACAAATGCAAAGATTTATGCAAAAACAAGATATTGATTACACTCAGGCTGGAAAAATAATAATCGAATTACTAAATTTAAAAGATAATTTTATTTTAGCTATGGATCGAACAAATTGGAAATTTGGAAACAAAGAAATAAATTATCTCGTCATTTCTGCAGTATATGAATCAACATCTATTCCATTGGTTTGGAAAGAACTTGATAAAAAAGGAAATTCCAATACAGAAGAACGGATAGGGATTGTTTTAGATCTATTAAAAATAATTGATGTTAATAAAATAAAGATTCTTATAGGTGATAGAGAGTTTGAAGGAGAAGAGTGGTTTAAATTTTTACAAGAAAATAATATTAAATATCTTGTAAGATTAAAATCATCACATTTATTAAGACATTTCAATGGTGGAAAAATGCAAGCAGGAAAAATATTTGAATATTTATCTAAAAATGAGATTGAATCTCGAAAGGATAAAATATTAGGTGTTTCTAGTTTAATTGCTGTAAAAAAATTAAAGTCAGGATTGCTTATTGTGTGTACAAATAATTTAAATTTAAAAGAGAAAGAAATATTAAAATCTTATAAAGAAAGATGGAAGATTGAGACTCTTTTTAAGAATACAAAAACAAAAGGTTTTAATATAGAAGAAACGCATTTAAAGGAAACAAAAAAACTTGAAAAACTTTTTCTTATAATAACAATAGCGTGTGTTGTTTCTATATTAACAGGAAAGATTAGAAATAGCCTTGAAAAAATAAAAATAAAAAATCATGGCAGAAAATTATATTCTTTATTTACTTATGGTATTGATTTTATAAAAAATAATATTTCATTTGAAAAAATAAATCGATGTAATTATGTTAATTTTTTGCTAGCATTTGTTATAGATTTAATTGGTTAA